The genomic DNA ACCGTCCCCCAGATTCTTGGGACCCCTTGTCGGATTGCTTGGTGGGAACGTCTTCCATTCGCCCCGAGCGGACGGGACGGGCCCTATATGGTTCGACTGCTGACTATCCCGCAACCAATAATAGATCCGAACTGACGAAAGGACGTGTAGTTCAGATGTATGATGATTACTCTGTCCCTCGAGGGCTTTGTTGGCTGTACGCGCCGAGGGAGGGTGAAAGGATCTACGACACTCCCGGGGTGCCGGATGGATACGGAGGCTGCGCCGTAGGGGTTTCGGAGGCGGCCTTCAAGTGTGGCTTGAGGGTGCCATCGTTGAAGCTGATCAAACACCTTTTCTTCCAGATGGGCATCGCCCTCGGACAAATGGACCCGAACGGGTTCATCCATATTAACTATTTTCAGAACAGGTGTCTTCACGATGGGATCGCACCCAACACTCGCCTATTCTGGTACCATTATGATTTTTGGAAGAATCCGAAGAGTTCTGGTTTTTACATCATCGCATGTCGAGCAGGGCGACCTGATTGGACGGCGACCAATTCGAACAATAAAtccactcacactcattggtgtTATGTGAGTGGTCCAAGGTTGGCGGCCATGTCGGTTTGGCGAGATGTGAATCCCACGCTGCTTCTCATGCCGAGCTTGACCTTGGAGGAGAAGGAAAATTACATGGCGTTGGTGGACGTCAATGTGAAGAAGCTGGGTCCCGGAGAGTTTCGGGACAAGGACCGGCTCTTCAGCTTGTGGGGTGGGGGTAACAGAACTTCTTCCTTTGTTTTTTCTTTAGTTTTGTCCTAGCACTTATATATTTGCTTTTCCTAGTTATGCATTCAATTATATATGCTTGGACTGACTTGTTTCCCCTTCATATTTCAGTGTCTTCAAGGGAGGCTTTGATCGAGAGGAAAAAGGCCAGGGCGGCCGAGAAAAGGGCGGCCGAGGATGCGGCGAAGAAGGCCTCCGACCGGAGGGTTACTCCAGACCCTTCCGAGGGCACAGGCGAGAGGGCTCAGACCGAGAGAGCTCCGTCGCCCCGCTAATCTCATGCGTCTTCTGAGGCCGAGGAGGGGGACGATCTGGAGTACATGGGAGAGGGGAACCCTTCCAAGAGGACCCAGAACAAGGAGGGGATTGTGCGCTCTTATCTCCCGGGGTGGGGTGTGCTCACGTCCGATCATACTGTGTATCCAGCCCGGCAATCCACGAAGGAGGTGGCTTCGGACCTATGCCATGGCCTTCAGCTCCCGGTCGATCTTCCGACCTTTGCTTCGGCCTCTGCTACCGAGGCCTGCACGGAGCTTCTGTCCTTCCTATCCTTGGTACGTTTTTTAATCTTTCTATTTTTCTTCCATCTTTTTCCTTTCGGCACCTTTTAGTAATATTTTTGTCGTCCTTTTGCAGGCTGCTCCTTGGGCCGCAGCCGTGGAGGATAAGGTTAAGGACATGGAGACTCGGATGGCCGAGGTGAAGGAGTTGGAGAGGAGGGCCGCGGCGGCCGAGGAGGAACTTGTAAGGGTGAAAGCCCAGAAAGAGGTCGAAGCCGCTGCGCTAAAGGAGGACAGATCTCGGATGGAGATTGAACTGGAGAGGGCGAACCGGAGGATCCCCCATCGGAACGTCCAGCTGAAGAGGTCCCGAAAGGAGCTTCGGAAGAAGCAGAAGCAGCTGGACCGGACGGAGGAGCGCTGCTTCCACTTCGGCGCTGATTATGTCTTGAAGAAGGCCCATGGCTTGAACTGGGATTATAAGCAGTTGCTGGACGATAGCCTGGAGGATCCTATCGGCCGGCTAGCAGTCGAAGTCCCTCCTGTCTCCTTCGGCGAAGACGAAGAGCTCTCGGATGAAGACCCTCAAGCCTAAACCTCCAACACTGAGGTGCTTGACATGACGGAAGATGATCTTGTTGCGAAGTTTGCCGTTGGTGTTTCCATGGTCGTACCCAACTCTTGCAGCGATATTCTTCGTTTGTCTTCTTATATTTCTATTTTTTGTAATCGGTACTCTTTGTAATTGGTATTTGTAATTGGTACTCTTGCCTTCGGGCTTTTATAATTTAACTAGCCTTCGGGGTTTTATATTTTAATGCATCTTTTGTTTTTCATCAGCATTGTCCAACTGCATTTAATTGTTGTATCTTTGGCTTCATCCGCCTTAACAATTAAAATGAATCGTCTCTTCAGCGTTATTGACGCCTTAACGAAAACGAATTGTATCTTTGGCTTCGTTCGCCTTAACAATCTTTAACAATGAATTATATTTTTGGCTTCTTTCGCCTTCACAATTTTAATAATGAATTGTATCTTTGACTTCTTTCGCCTTAACaattttaatatgaataaaatgaGTCGTACCTTCGGCTTATTCATTCTCCTTAACGATCTTAATAAATTGTGTCTTCGGCTTTCTGCCTCAACAATTTTAAtaatttgaataaaatgaatCGTATATTTGGCTTATTCATTCACCTTAACGATCTTAATGAATTGCTGCCTTACTACCCCCTACGGCCCCAAGGGTTAAAGGTCGAAGGCGAGTTCGGGCTGTTAATCCTTTTACTGAATTCAGGCGAAGGAACTAGGGTGATGATTTTTCAGCGATTGCCCCTAGATCAGCAGGTCATGGTTCGTTCGTCCAAGTGGAGGTCTTCTCCGGGATCGCCCCTAAACCTGGTTTTGGATTTAATTTTACCTGATTGAGGCCGAAGGACCATGTTCTTCTTTTGATCGCCCCGGGACAGGGGTTCCTTAGGCCTTACTAATAACTAATGGTTAAGTTAAGATGAATGATAGGCGTTATTCCAGGATTGCCCCTTGAGGCCCTTAATTCGTGTTTATCAATTTCAAATTGTCACAATAGTGTAGTGAAAGATGTTCGAGTTTTGGGTGATTGCCCCTTATGTCGTTCAATTAACAAATTAGACAAGGGCGGCAACTGAAGGGTTTATCTTTTTCGGGATCGCCCTCAGATAATACTCGGGCGGCCGCAGCACGTATAAATAAAGAAATTTGACAGGAAATACATCTTTATTTAGTCAAATTGTTTACATTCTTCACATATAATTCAAATACAAACTTTTAAGAAATTTCTTACTGATAAAATTTTCGAAGGCGACTAGCATGCCAAGTGTTTTTGATTGATTCGCCTGACAATGTTTCGAGCTTATAGGTTCCAAGACGAACGACTTCGATCACCTTGTAGGGCCCTTCCCAGTTAGGCTGGAGCTTTTCTTGTTTGGCCGGCATAGATGCGGCCAACTCCCTTAGGACTAGGTCTCCTACTCTGAAGGACCTTTTCTTCACATTGGAGTCATAGTGTTGTGCCGCTTGCAGTAAATACCTCATGTTCCTTTGATGTGCGGCTTCTCTTTCTTCCTCCAGTAAGTCTACATTCGCCTTTAACCCGAAGCTATTAGTTTCCACATTGTAGGTCCCAGTTCGGTATGATTCCAAGCCTACTTCAACAGGAACTAGGGCCTCGGTGCCATAGGCTATTCTAAAAGGAGTTTCTCCCGTTGATGTCCGGGGGGTGGTTCGGTAGGCCCATAAGATCCAAGGGAGTTCTTCCGCCCATCTTCCTTTTGCCTCGCCCAACCTCTTTTTATTTCCCCGGAATATCACTTTGTTCTCCGCCTCAATTGCCCCATTTCCTTGCGGGTGGGCGACTGAGCTAAATTTCTGTTCAATTCCGAAATGGTGCAGAAACTTGCAGAATTTGTTTCCAACAAACTGAGTTCCATTATCTGAGATGCAGGTTTTCGGAATGCCAAACCGGAGAATGACCTGTTCCAGGAAGAACTTTTTAGCGGCTTCTTCGGTTATGGTTGACAGAGGACGGGCTTCGACCCATTTTGTCATGTAGTCGATGGCGATTATGCAGTACTTCGCTTGCTTCGTGCTAGTGGGCAGTATGCCAACTAGGTCCACGGCCCATACAGCGAATGGAATAGGGCTTAGTACAGAGGTCATTTCTTCTGGGGCTGTTTCGGGACAGTGGCGAACATATGGCATTTCACACATCTTTTTGCATAGTCGATGGCGTCTGCCCTCAGAGTGGGCCAGAAGAATCCCTGCCGGAGAATTTTAAAGGCGAGCGACCGACCATCCAGGTGCTCGCCGCAAATTCCTTCGTGCACTGCCTCCAAAGCCTGTTGCTGTTCTTCGTTATTCAAACAGCGCAGAAGGGGTTGACTGACTGATCGGCGATACATCCACCCATTGATTATAGTGTAGTTCGATGCTCTGTATTTAATTTTCAGCGCATCCTTTCGGCCGGGTGGTAGAATGCCTTTTTCCAAAAAGTTCCTGAGGGGGGTCATCCAGTCGCTCCCCTAGTGAATTTCTAGACATTCTTTCTTTTCGATCGAAGGCGTCTTGGCTTCGGTGAGGTAAATAGAACCAGTTAAGTTCTGTGTCTCGGCCGAAGCTAGCCTGGAAAGGGCATCTGCCCTAGAATTGTTCTCTCTGCCAATTTGAattagttcaaaggtttcaaatGATAAAGAAGCATCACGTACCTTGGCAGCATAGGCTTTCATTCGGGGATCCCTTTGTTCATACTCCCCCGTGAAGTGTTTCACGACCAACATGGAGTCGCTGAAGGCCCTTAGGTGTTTCGCCTCAAGGCTTCGGGCCAGCTTCATTCCTGCGAGGAGGGCCTCATATTCGGCCTCGTTATTTGTCAAAGGGAAGTTGAACCTTATGGCTTGGCATATCTCAAATCTTTCAGGGCTGGAGAGGATCAAGCTGGACCGACACTTTTTTCCAGCTACCGACCCATCTACAAAAAGCTTCCACTTTCCTGGGATCCGA from Apium graveolens cultivar Ventura chromosome 5, ASM990537v1, whole genome shotgun sequence includes the following:
- the LOC141660224 gene encoding uncharacterized protein LOC141660224, with the protein product MRPDPKETLQLYLDVSDRTLGAVLVKNYEGNQHPMFYVSHVLKDAETRYPNTEKFTYGLVMASRKLRYYFQGRTVQVVTSQPLKKILTRPEASGRVIAWSIELGEFDLDYVPRTAIKAQALADFMVECTFSGPKDLSPDEQLIRIPGKWKLFVDGSVAGKKCRSSLILSSPERFEICQAIRFNFPLTNNEAEYEALLAGMKLARSLEAKHLRAFSDSMLVVKHFTGEYEQRDPRMKAYAAKVRDASLSFETFELIQIGRENNSRADALSRLASAETQNLTGSIYLTEAKTPSIEKKECLEIH